In one Mycobacterium sp. NBC_00419 genomic region, the following are encoded:
- the sigI gene encoding RNA polymerase sigma factor SigI, with protein sequence MSDPIAGLVQAHRAYLTNLAYQMVGDIGDAEDIVQEAFLRLSMTGAGEIDDPRGWLTVVSSRLCLDQVRSARHRRVTASEPEVVERREPLNHRPELDPSERVTLDEQVHDALFEVLHRLTPPERVAFVLHDVFGVPFDEISQTVGRPSATCRQLARRARTKIHAASTGGAPVEPGEHHAVTETFIAACAGADLEALTAVLAPDVWGVGTILADPAPPPQVNHGPVAVATNLLRYLAGATLVTETGGRPVILAYSRRRLFAVVALTIGNGQVLSIEATADPSAR encoded by the coding sequence TGGTCGGTGACATCGGCGATGCGGAAGACATTGTGCAGGAAGCGTTTCTGCGACTCTCGATGACCGGTGCCGGCGAGATCGACGACCCCCGGGGCTGGTTGACGGTGGTCAGCAGCCGACTGTGCCTCGATCAGGTCCGCTCGGCGCGCCACCGTCGGGTGACGGCCTCCGAACCCGAGGTGGTGGAGCGACGGGAACCGCTGAATCACCGCCCCGAACTCGACCCGAGCGAGCGGGTCACCCTCGACGAGCAGGTCCACGACGCACTGTTCGAGGTGCTGCACCGGCTCACTCCCCCCGAACGGGTGGCGTTCGTGCTGCACGACGTGTTCGGGGTGCCGTTCGACGAGATCTCACAGACCGTGGGACGCCCGTCTGCGACGTGCCGTCAGCTCGCGCGCCGGGCCCGCACCAAGATTCATGCTGCGAGCACGGGTGGCGCGCCTGTCGAGCCGGGCGAGCATCACGCCGTCACGGAGACGTTCATCGCGGCGTGCGCGGGCGCCGACCTGGAGGCGCTGACCGCCGTCTTGGCTCCGGACGTGTGGGGGGTCGGCACGATCCTCGCCGATCCGGCACCGCCACCCCAGGTCAACCACGGACCGGTCGCGGTTGCCACCAACCTGCTGCGCTATCTCGCCGGCGCGACGCTCGTCACCGAGACCGGTGGCCGGCCGGTGATCCTGGCCTACAGCCGCCGACGGTTGTTCGCCGTGGTCGCGTTGACCATCGGCAACGGCCAGGTGCTCAGCATCGAGGCGACGGCGGACCCGTCGGCGCGCTGA
- the recC gene encoding exodeoxyribonuclease V subunit gamma: MALHVHRAERTDVLADGLGALLATPQPDPFAEELVVVPARGVERWLSQRLSHLLGRGASADGICAGVSFRSPGSLIAHISGPITGTRDDDPWSPEAMAWPLLEVIDACLDEPWCRTLATHLGHFDDGEEKELRQGRRYAVARRLAGLFASYARQRPQLLVDWLDGTPGELDADLGWQPHLWRALVETMAIDPPHVRHAKTVLQLQESGAELPARLSLFGHTRLASTEIELIEALSTHHDVHLWLPHPSAELWTALAALRGTVARSEDLSHRSVNHPLLATLGRDLRELQRSLPSAVATDEFLGGIDRPDTLLGWLQSDIAANAVRPQGRSLREDDRSVQVHSCHGPARQIDVLREVLLGLLTDDPTLEPRDILVMCPDIETYAALIIADFGLGDIVPGAHPAHRLRVRLADRSLVQTNPLLAVASQMLALAGGRVTATEVLNIAQSAPVRARFGFTDDDLESITRWVQQANIRWGLDTEHRAPYGIPFIQNTWRFGIDRVLAGVAMSDDSQAWLDVTLPLDDVGSNSVELAGRLAEFVTRLQRVIESLRGVRPLAEWITALGDGVALLTRTAGDDAWQTSQLQREFGDVVATAGPRAEIPMRLPDVSALLQRHLAGRPTRANFRTGTLTVCTMVPMRSVPHRVVCLVGLDDTVFPRIGVRDGDDALARTPLTGERDIRSEDRQLLLDAICSASEKLVITYTGANEYSGHQRPPAVPLAELLDALDRTTEAPICEHLVVRHPLQPFDIRNVTPGALGVPGQPFTFDTAAINAASVTRGQRPEQPDLLAHPLPAPPPDDVTLPDLMKFFANPVKGFFAALDLTLPWEVEGVDDAMPVEIDKLQEWTVGQRLLTDMLAGMDPERAGQAEWRRGSLPPGRLGWRKAGELRDQATELARAALFHRSGSPQAYDVDIDLGGGRRLTGTVSPVYGSRLVEVTYSKLDAQHLLKAWIPLVALSAARPGAWSAICIGRQRRRTGAAERVLGQPRHDPVAVLRELVAIYDAGRREPIPLPIKTSHAWAAARHSRQDPKAEALSKWRYERDDRAIERVWGREPDLNALLTPPRPGEETDGETTRLGAFAVRLWEPLLVAEDGA; the protein is encoded by the coding sequence ATGGCCCTGCACGTACACCGCGCCGAGCGCACCGATGTGCTCGCTGACGGCCTCGGCGCGCTGCTGGCCACCCCACAGCCGGACCCGTTTGCCGAGGAACTCGTGGTGGTGCCCGCCCGCGGCGTGGAACGCTGGCTCAGCCAGCGGCTCTCCCACCTGTTGGGCCGGGGCGCCAGCGCCGACGGCATCTGCGCCGGGGTGTCGTTCCGCTCGCCGGGCTCGCTGATCGCTCACATTTCCGGGCCGATCACCGGCACCCGCGACGACGACCCGTGGTCGCCGGAGGCGATGGCCTGGCCACTGCTGGAGGTCATCGACGCCTGTCTCGACGAGCCGTGGTGCCGCACCCTGGCCACCCACCTCGGCCACTTCGACGACGGCGAGGAGAAGGAGCTGCGCCAGGGGCGGCGCTACGCGGTGGCCCGCCGCCTTGCCGGCCTGTTCGCCTCCTACGCCCGGCAGCGCCCGCAACTGCTGGTGGACTGGCTCGACGGCACGCCCGGTGAGCTCGACGCGGATCTAGGGTGGCAGCCCCACCTGTGGCGTGCGCTGGTCGAGACGATGGCCATCGACCCACCCCATGTGCGGCACGCGAAAACCGTTCTGCAGCTTCAGGAATCCGGTGCGGAACTGCCCGCCCGGCTTTCGCTGTTCGGTCACACCCGGCTGGCGAGCACCGAGATCGAGCTCATCGAGGCGCTGTCCACCCACCATGACGTGCACCTGTGGTTGCCGCACCCCAGCGCCGAACTGTGGACTGCGCTGGCCGCGCTGCGTGGCACCGTCGCCCGCAGTGAAGACCTCAGCCACCGAAGCGTCAACCACCCCCTGCTGGCCACCCTCGGCCGGGATCTGCGCGAGCTCCAGCGCAGCCTGCCCTCAGCGGTGGCCACCGACGAATTCCTCGGCGGGATCGACCGGCCCGACACCCTGCTGGGCTGGCTGCAGTCCGACATCGCCGCCAACGCCGTTCGCCCGCAGGGGAGGTCGCTGCGCGAGGACGACCGCTCCGTGCAGGTACACAGCTGTCACGGGCCCGCCCGGCAGATCGACGTGCTGCGCGAAGTCTTGCTCGGTCTGCTCACCGACGACCCGACCCTGGAACCCCGCGACATCCTGGTGATGTGCCCCGACATCGAGACGTACGCGGCGCTGATCATCGCCGACTTCGGTCTCGGCGACATCGTCCCCGGCGCGCACCCCGCCCACCGGCTGCGGGTTCGGCTGGCCGACCGGTCCCTGGTGCAGACCAACCCGCTGCTCGCGGTCGCGTCACAGATGCTCGCGCTTGCGGGTGGGCGGGTGACGGCCACCGAGGTGCTCAACATCGCGCAGTCCGCGCCGGTGCGGGCCCGGTTCGGCTTCACCGACGACGACCTGGAGAGCATCACCAGGTGGGTGCAACAGGCCAACATCCGATGGGGCCTGGACACCGAACACCGCGCCCCCTACGGCATCCCGTTCATCCAGAACACCTGGCGATTCGGCATCGACCGGGTGCTCGCAGGAGTCGCGATGTCCGACGACTCCCAGGCCTGGCTCGACGTGACGCTGCCGCTCGACGACGTCGGCAGCAACAGCGTGGAGCTGGCCGGCCGCCTCGCTGAGTTCGTCACCCGCCTGCAACGCGTCATCGAATCACTGCGCGGGGTAAGGCCATTGGCCGAATGGATCACCGCACTCGGCGACGGGGTCGCACTGCTCACCCGCACCGCCGGGGACGATGCCTGGCAGACCAGCCAGCTGCAACGTGAGTTCGGCGACGTCGTGGCGACCGCCGGGCCGCGTGCAGAAATCCCGATGCGGTTGCCCGATGTCAGCGCCCTGCTGCAACGCCACCTCGCGGGCCGCCCGACCCGGGCCAACTTCCGTACCGGCACGCTCACGGTCTGCACCATGGTGCCGATGCGGTCCGTACCGCACCGGGTGGTGTGCCTGGTGGGCCTCGACGACACCGTCTTCCCCCGCATCGGTGTCCGCGACGGCGACGACGCCCTGGCCCGGACCCCCCTGACCGGCGAGCGCGACATTCGCTCCGAGGACCGCCAACTGCTGCTCGACGCGATCTGCTCGGCCAGCGAGAAGCTCGTCATCACCTACACCGGAGCCAACGAATACTCCGGCCATCAGCGCCCGCCCGCCGTGCCACTGGCCGAACTGCTCGACGCACTCGACCGGACCACCGAAGCACCGATCTGCGAACACCTCGTCGTGCGCCACCCGTTGCAGCCCTTCGATATTCGCAACGTCACACCGGGGGCGCTCGGGGTGCCCGGGCAGCCGTTCACCTTCGACACCGCGGCGATCAATGCCGCGTCGGTGACCCGTGGTCAGCGCCCCGAACAACCTGACCTGCTGGCCCACCCGCTACCGGCGCCGCCTCCCGATGACGTGACGCTGCCGGACCTGATGAAGTTCTTCGCCAACCCGGTCAAGGGCTTCTTCGCCGCACTCGACCTCACCCTGCCCTGGGAGGTCGAGGGGGTCGACGATGCCATGCCCGTCGAGATCGACAAACTGCAGGAATGGACCGTCGGCCAGCGCCTGCTCACCGACATGCTGGCCGGGATGGACCCCGAGCGGGCCGGCCAGGCCGAGTGGCGCCGGGGTTCCCTGCCGCCCGGCCGGCTCGGCTGGCGCAAGGCAGGCGAATTGCGCGATCAGGCAACCGAACTCGCCCGCGCGGCGCTGTTCCATCGCAGCGGCTCACCGCAGGCGTACGACGTCGACATCGACCTCGGTGGCGGGCGCCGGCTGACCGGCACCGTCTCCCCGGTGTACGGCAGCCGGCTGGTGGAGGTCACCTACTCCAAGCTCGACGCCCAGCATCTACTCAAGGCGTGGATCCCGTTGGTGGCGCTGTCGGCGGCGCGGCCCGGCGCGTGGTCGGCGATCTGCATCGGCAGGCAACGCCGGCGCACCGGCGCCGCCGAACGTGTGCTCGGGCAGCCCCGCCACGATCCCGTCGCCGTCCTGCGTGAGCTGGTGGCCATCTACGACGCCGGACGACGGGAACCGATTCCCCTGCCCATCAAGACATCTCATGCCTGGGCCGCGGCCCGGCACAGCCGCCAGGACCCTAAGGCTGAGGCGTTGTCGAAGTGGCGTTACGAGCGCGACGACCGCGCCATCGAACGGGTGTGGGGCCGCGAACCCGACCTCAACGCGCTGCTGACACCACCTCGCCCCGGCGAGGAGACCGACGGTGAGACGACCCGGCTGGGTGCCTTCGCGGTGCGCCTGTGGGAGCCGCTCCTGGTGGCCGAGGACGGTGCGTGA
- a CDS encoding SDR family NAD(P)-dependent oxidoreductase — translation MTDTRPLALITGASSGIGHQLARQFATNGYDVIVAAEDDAIVTAAASLAHGGASAEAVQVDLRSAEGVDQLYRTVVEDGRPLAAAALNAGVGRGGRFIDTDLADDFDIVDLNVRSTMQLAKLILRDMARRNSGKVLFTSSIASTMPGSYQPVYNASKSFIQSLAEALRDELRDTDVTVTSLMPGPTDTNFFRRAKMDDTVVGRMQDKDDPAEVARQGYQALMRGDQKVVAESLSTKVFGLANRVLPDSVKAVANRVLSTPANR, via the coding sequence ATGACTGACACCAGACCTTTGGCCCTGATCACGGGCGCCTCCAGCGGTATCGGACACCAGCTGGCCCGGCAGTTCGCCACCAACGGATATGACGTGATCGTCGCCGCCGAGGATGACGCCATCGTCACCGCGGCGGCGTCACTCGCCCACGGCGGTGCCTCGGCGGAGGCGGTCCAGGTGGATCTGCGGAGCGCCGAGGGGGTCGACCAGCTCTACCGCACGGTCGTCGAGGACGGCCGCCCCTTGGCGGCGGCGGCGCTCAACGCCGGGGTCGGCCGGGGCGGCAGGTTCATCGACACCGACCTGGCCGACGACTTCGACATCGTCGACCTCAATGTGCGGTCCACCATGCAGCTGGCCAAGCTGATCCTGCGTGACATGGCCCGGCGCAACTCCGGCAAGGTGTTGTTCACCTCGTCGATCGCCTCGACGATGCCGGGGTCCTACCAGCCGGTCTACAACGCCTCCAAGTCGTTCATCCAGTCGCTGGCCGAGGCGCTGCGTGACGAGCTGCGCGACACGGACGTCACCGTCACCTCCCTGATGCCCGGACCGACCGACACCAACTTCTTTCGCCGCGCCAAGATGGACGACACCGTGGTCGGCCGGATGCAGGACAAGGACGACCCGGCCGAGGTGGCGCGGCAGGGATACCAGGCCCTGATGCGCGGCGACCAGAAGGTGGTCGCAGAGTCGTTGAGCACCAAGGTGTTCGGTCTGGCGAACCGGGTGCTGCCCGACTCGGTCAAGGCCGTCGCGAATCGGGTGTTGTCCACCCCGGCGAACCGGTGA
- the recB gene encoding exodeoxyribonuclease V subunit beta, whose amino-acid sequence MHEFDLLGPLPADRSTTVLEASAGTGKTFTLAGLVTRYIAEGHATLDQMLLITFGRAATQELRERVRRALQEALAAFEDPTTVGTNRVLAALVTGEAAELAARRDRLRDALASFDAATIATTHQFCNLVLKSLGVAGDSDTGVTLADSLDDLVSEIVDDLYLRHFGQEREQPPLTRDDALTLAREVVANPGTELRPLQPPAGSEPAVRVGFGRDVLAELERRKRRRGILSYDDLLSRLADALQSPDSPAATRMHQRWSVVMVDEFQDTDPVQWQVIERAFSGRSTLILIGDPKQAIYAFRGGDIVTYLHAAKTAGERRTLATNWRSDAALVDRLQRVLRGAELGDPDIKVLEVTPHHHGHRLAGAPHNDPFRLRVVSRETFGLGGTRTIKMDALRAHIARDLATDIGALLGSGATFDGAPLQAHQIAVITESHLDARACFDALVEAGVPAVYTGDTDVLKSPAADDWLCLLEAFDQLHRPGLVRAAAATMFFGETAETLADGGDDLTDRTADTLRQWADHAREAGVAAVFEAAQRAGLGRRVLSWAGGERNMTDLAHVTQLLHDVAHREHLSLTALRDWLRTQRDERSGAPERNRRLDSDSAAVQIMTVWVSKGLQFPVVYLPFTFNRHVRKQDVVRFHDEELRCLHIGGETSPDLAAAQVLGRREAAGEETRLTYVAITRAQSQVVAWWAPSWDEPNGGLSRLLRGRRPGQSTVPDRCDPEKIDDADAMALFTQWEAVGGLVVEDSQIAPVTELVVPAQRNDLDVRHFHRGIDTVWRRTSYSGLIRAAETQGVGSEPEVAGLDDESTDIAVSAAPAGADVASPMGGMPTGATFGSLVHAVLETADPLADDLAEELRAQVERHAVWWPVDASATDLAQALVPLHDTPLGPLADGLTLRQIGLRDRLCEMDFEFPLAGGDLRGVAPDIRLRDVGTLLARHLADDDPLAGYVDRLTGDALGIQSLRGYLSGSLDAVLRVPDGDGHRYLVVDYKTNWLGEGDRPLTAADYGRARMAEAMVHSDYPLQALLYSVVLHRFLRWRQPGYQPEHHLGGVLYLFVRGMCGADTPVADGHPAGVFSWQPPAALVVELSDLLDGRQAAA is encoded by the coding sequence ATGCACGAATTCGATCTGCTGGGACCGCTTCCCGCCGACCGCTCGACCACGGTGCTGGAAGCCAGTGCAGGGACCGGAAAGACCTTCACCCTGGCCGGGCTGGTCACCCGCTACATCGCCGAAGGCCACGCCACCCTGGACCAGATGCTCCTGATCACCTTCGGCAGGGCGGCCACCCAGGAACTTCGCGAGCGCGTCCGGCGCGCACTGCAGGAAGCGCTGGCGGCGTTCGAGGACCCGACCACGGTCGGGACCAACCGCGTGCTGGCCGCGCTCGTCACCGGCGAGGCCGCCGAACTCGCGGCCCGCCGCGATCGCCTGCGTGACGCGCTGGCATCCTTCGACGCGGCGACGATCGCCACCACCCACCAGTTCTGCAACCTGGTGCTGAAATCGCTTGGCGTAGCGGGCGACAGCGACACCGGCGTGACACTGGCCGACAGTCTCGACGACCTGGTGTCCGAGATCGTCGACGACCTCTACCTCCGCCACTTCGGTCAGGAACGCGAGCAGCCGCCCCTGACGCGGGACGACGCGCTGACACTGGCCCGTGAGGTCGTCGCCAATCCCGGTACCGAACTGCGGCCACTGCAGCCGCCGGCCGGGTCGGAGCCCGCCGTGCGGGTGGGCTTCGGCCGCGACGTGCTGGCCGAACTGGAGCGCCGCAAACGGCGGCGCGGCATCCTCAGTTACGACGATCTGCTGAGCAGGCTGGCCGACGCCCTGCAATCACCCGACTCGCCGGCCGCCACCCGGATGCACCAGCGCTGGTCGGTGGTGATGGTCGACGAGTTCCAGGACACCGACCCGGTGCAGTGGCAGGTCATCGAGCGTGCGTTCAGCGGCCGCTCCACGCTGATCCTCATCGGAGATCCCAAGCAGGCGATCTACGCATTCCGGGGCGGTGACATCGTCACCTACCTGCACGCCGCCAAGACCGCCGGCGAGCGGCGCACCCTCGCCACGAACTGGCGCAGCGACGCGGCGCTGGTCGACCGGCTCCAGCGTGTCCTGCGGGGCGCCGAACTCGGTGACCCCGACATCAAGGTCCTCGAGGTGACGCCACACCACCACGGCCACCGGCTGGCCGGGGCACCGCACAACGATCCGTTCCGGCTGCGGGTGGTGTCGCGCGAGACGTTCGGGCTCGGCGGGACCCGAACCATCAAGATGGACGCGCTGCGCGCGCACATCGCCCGCGACCTGGCCACCGACATCGGTGCGCTGCTCGGCAGCGGGGCCACCTTCGACGGTGCGCCGCTGCAGGCCCACCAGATCGCGGTGATCACCGAAAGCCACCTCGACGCGCGGGCGTGCTTCGACGCGCTGGTCGAGGCGGGTGTGCCCGCCGTCTACACCGGGGACACCGACGTGCTGAAGTCGCCGGCCGCCGACGACTGGCTGTGCCTGCTGGAAGCCTTCGACCAGTTGCACCGCCCGGGCCTGGTCCGTGCCGCGGCGGCCACCATGTTCTTCGGCGAGACGGCCGAGACCCTGGCCGATGGCGGTGACGATCTCACCGACCGGACCGCAGATACCCTGCGCCAGTGGGCCGACCATGCGCGGGAGGCGGGTGTGGCGGCGGTGTTCGAGGCGGCGCAGCGGGCCGGCCTGGGCCGGCGGGTGTTGTCCTGGGCGGGCGGTGAGCGCAACATGACCGACCTCGCCCACGTCACCCAACTGCTGCACGACGTCGCCCATCGCGAACACCTGAGCCTCACGGCGCTGCGCGACTGGCTGCGGACCCAGCGCGACGAGCGCAGCGGTGCACCGGAACGCAACCGCCGCCTCGACAGTGACTCGGCGGCCGTGCAGATCATGACCGTGTGGGTGAGCAAGGGCCTGCAGTTCCCGGTGGTGTATCTGCCGTTCACTTTCAACCGCCATGTGCGCAAGCAGGATGTCGTCCGCTTCCACGACGAGGAGTTGCGTTGTCTGCACATCGGCGGCGAGACCAGTCCTGATCTGGCCGCCGCCCAGGTACTGGGCAGGCGCGAGGCCGCCGGTGAGGAGACCCGGCTGACCTACGTCGCGATAACCCGCGCCCAGTCGCAGGTGGTGGCGTGGTGGGCGCCGTCTTGGGACGAACCCAACGGCGGGCTGTCCCGGCTGCTGCGCGGCAGGCGGCCCGGCCAGTCGACAGTGCCGGACCGTTGCGATCCCGAGAAGATCGACGACGCCGACGCGATGGCGTTGTTCACGCAGTGGGAAGCCGTCGGCGGGCTGGTCGTGGAGGACTCCCAGATCGCACCGGTGACCGAGCTCGTTGTGCCCGCACAGCGGAATGATCTGGATGTCAGGCACTTTCACCGTGGGATTGACACTGTGTGGCGCCGGACGTCGTACTCCGGGCTGATCCGTGCGGCCGAGACGCAGGGGGTCGGCAGCGAACCGGAGGTGGCGGGACTCGACGACGAGAGCACTGATATCGCGGTGAGCGCGGCACCGGCCGGTGCCGACGTTGCCTCCCCGATGGGCGGGATGCCGACCGGGGCCACGTTCGGCAGTCTTGTGCACGCGGTCCTGGAGACGGCTGACCCGCTGGCCGACGACCTCGCCGAAGAACTGCGCGCGCAGGTGGAGCGGCACGCGGTGTGGTGGCCGGTCGACGCCTCGGCCACCGACCTGGCACAGGCCCTTGTGCCCCTGCACGACACCCCACTGGGCCCGCTGGCCGACGGTCTGACGCTTCGCCAGATCGGGCTACGAGATCGATTGTGCGAGATGGACTTCGAGTTCCCCCTCGCCGGGGGCGATCTTCGCGGTGTGGCGCCGGACATCCGGCTGCGCGACGTCGGAACTCTCCTGGCCCGCCACCTGGCCGACGACGACCCGCTCGCCGGCTATGTCGACCGGCTGACCGGCGATGCGCTCGGCATTCAGTCACTGCGCGGGTACCTGTCCGGGTCGCTCGATGCGGTGCTGCGGGTCCCCGACGGTGACGGGCATCGCTACCTGGTGGTCGACTACAAGACCAACTGGCTCGGCGAGGGCGACCGGCCGCTCACCGCCGCCGACTACGGCCGGGCCCGGATGGCCGAGGCGATGGTGCATTCGGACTACCCGTTGCAGGCACTGCTGTACAGCGTTGTGCTGCACCGGTTCCTGCGCTGGCGGCAGCCCGGCTACCAACCAGAGCACCACCTCGGCGGCGTGCTGTACCTGTTCGTGCGTGGCATGTGCGGCGCGGACACCCCGGTGGCCGATGGCCACCCGGCGGGGGTGTTCAGCTGGCAGCCGCCGGCGGCGCTGGTGGTCGAACTGTCCGACCTGCTCGACGGCAGGCAGGCGGCGGCATGA
- the recD gene encoding exodeoxyribonuclease V subunit alpha, with protein MTIDEVDTASWRYAVDATGLLRVFNEAGVIEAADVLVAQRLTTLAGDTDEAVALAVAFVVRAVRAGSVCVDLAAVAAQVDLPDLDWPVPQDWLAAVTASPLLGSPPVLHLDDGLLYFDRYWLEERQVADDVLALTAPRPTAGLPDFTRLFPTGFEEQRSAAQIALSRGLTVLTGGPGTGKTTTVARLLALLAQQAQLDGTPRLRIALAAPTGKAAARLQEAVQIEIDHLDPVDRERLPALRATTLHRLLGSRPDTSSRFRHHRDNRLPHDVIVVDETSMVSLTMMARLVEAVRPDSRLLLVGDPDQLASVDAGAVLADLVEGLSARSDTPVAKLVTSHRFGASIGALAQAIREGEADEAVAVLGAGGAHIDWVDTADPAEALRNILVPHALRLREAAVLGDGVAALSTLEEHRLLCAHRHGPFGVAQWNRQVERWLAEVTDTPPWALWYAGRPLLVTANDYGLGLYNGDTGVTVLRDGVLRAVMAGAQGPVEFSTSRLSDVETMHAMTIHKSQGSQAAEVTVLLPPEDSRLLTRELLYTAITRARIKVRVVGTEAQLRAAVARRAVRASGLSRRLRQ; from the coding sequence ATGACGATCGACGAGGTGGACACCGCGAGCTGGCGTTACGCCGTCGACGCCACCGGACTGCTGCGGGTCTTCAACGAGGCGGGGGTGATCGAGGCAGCCGATGTGCTCGTCGCCCAACGGTTGACGACCCTGGCCGGTGACACCGACGAGGCGGTGGCGCTGGCCGTGGCGTTCGTGGTGCGGGCTGTTCGCGCCGGCTCGGTCTGCGTCGACCTCGCGGCGGTCGCGGCTCAGGTCGACCTTCCCGACCTGGACTGGCCCGTGCCGCAGGACTGGCTGGCCGCGGTGACGGCCAGCCCGCTGCTCGGGAGTCCGCCGGTACTGCACCTCGACGACGGCCTGCTGTACTTCGACCGCTATTGGCTCGAGGAGCGGCAGGTCGCCGATGATGTGCTGGCGCTGACGGCCCCGCGGCCCACCGCCGGGCTGCCGGACTTCACCCGGCTGTTCCCCACGGGTTTCGAGGAGCAGCGCAGCGCCGCGCAGATCGCGCTCTCCCGCGGCTTGACGGTGCTCACCGGCGGACCGGGCACCGGCAAGACGACCACCGTCGCGCGGCTGCTCGCCCTGCTGGCGCAACAGGCCCAACTCGACGGCACACCGCGGTTGCGGATCGCGCTGGCCGCGCCGACCGGCAAGGCTGCCGCCCGGCTGCAGGAGGCCGTCCAGATCGAGATCGATCACCTCGATCCCGTTGACCGGGAACGGCTACCGGCGCTGCGGGCCACCACCCTGCACCGGCTGCTCGGCTCACGCCCGGACACCTCGTCGCGATTCCGGCACCACCGGGACAACCGGCTGCCCCACGACGTCATCGTGGTCGACGAGACGTCGATGGTGTCGCTGACGATGATGGCAAGGCTCGTCGAGGCGGTGCGGCCCGACTCGCGGCTGCTGCTCGTGGGTGACCCCGACCAGCTGGCGTCGGTGGATGCGGGCGCCGTGCTCGCCGATCTGGTCGAGGGCCTCAGTGCCCGCAGTGACACCCCGGTCGCCAAGCTCGTCACCTCGCACCGCTTCGGCGCCTCGATCGGCGCCCTGGCCCAGGCGATTCGTGAGGGTGAGGCCGATGAGGCGGTGGCGGTCCTCGGTGCCGGTGGTGCGCACATCGACTGGGTGGACACCGCGGACCCGGCCGAGGCCCTGCGCAATATCCTTGTGCCCCATGCCCTGAGGTTGCGGGAAGCGGCGGTGCTCGGCGACGGGGTGGCGGCGCTGAGCACTCTCGAAGAGCACCGGCTGCTGTGCGCACACCGGCACGGGCCGTTCGGGGTGGCGCAGTGGAACCGGCAGGTCGAACGCTGGCTGGCCGAAGTGACCGACACACCGCCATGGGCCCTCTGGTACGCCGGACGGCCATTGCTGGTGACGGCCAACGACTACGGGCTGGGGCTGTACAACGGTGACACCGGAGTGACCGTGCTGCGCGACGGCGTGCTACGCGCGGTGATGGCCGGCGCACAGGGGCCGGTGGAGTTCTCCACCAGCAGGCTGTCCGACGTGGAGACCATGCACGCGATGACGATCCACAAGAGCCAGGGCAGCCAGGCCGCTGAGGTGACAGTGCTTCTGCCGCCTGAGGATTCGCGGCTGCTGACCCGCGAGCTGCTGTACACGGCGATCACCCGGGCCCGCATCAAGGTACGGGTGGTGGGCACCGAGGCGCAGCTGCGGGCCGCCGTTGCGCGCCGGGCAGTGCGCGCATCCGGGCTGAGCCGGCGGCTGCGGCAGTAA